A region from the Fusarium musae strain F31 chromosome 1, whole genome shotgun sequence genome encodes:
- a CDS encoding hypothetical protein (CAZy:GH81), translated as MGRMVIVTSDAQIFTVRRKTKQHLSEAQKTADHPQKPVGVDNKDNPIQTNKFYANFFANDQHNATWTHPYSVWWSNDTVKQGHGLSISHTDRDDFIYGPGDPVKSFEDPAFRQSIALSARELQNGTVLTTDSLAAFSATVNLAPRRGAKPLISFPLVQGMAFVTGVYSKATVVVQSQKRFSNITDLLLSAAGSGPSVYGWNVQLGDGSSWLIYLTPTCWPGRPTLQITDKGIILGPMNFTGTVQVTKNPAGAAGIEVFNKAAGVYPVGATISGSVSGRTGTYTLAWKKQGVEGRTLLMFALPHHVQSLSAETARGLTNIALASTTKGMATAVVADQFTMVEYELPTDIGFDPWSPRLGSVGSAATVSQDAKAAIIKAAKVELARDITKLTNLTSKYYGGIAFSVYARALYAVHNIAGDTSLTVSSLSKLEAAFERYIKNEEPNPLCYDAVWKGLVSSASYGNNDSSIDFGNTYYNDHNFHYGYYVYTAAIIAHFDPSWLSKNGGVNKIWVNNLIRDWSNPSAEDPFFPFSRSFDWFHGHSWARGVLEAPDGKDQESSAEDAFSTYAIKMWGKVINDANLEARGNLQLAVTARSLQSYFLLASDNAVQPANFIENRATAILWDRKVNHTTYFGDDIAFIQGIHMLPIVPSSAYVRKPFFVREEWDQYFAGNKSGSLSSGGFAGHIYANLAIADKAGAIESHAFFRKQSPDSPYLSGSSLTWDLAYTAALGGSLAFNVSVNSTRLWT; from the exons ATGGGCCGCATGGTCATAGTCACCTCAGACGCTCAGATATTTACAGTTCGTCGCAAAACGAAGCAGCACCTGAGCGAAGCTCAGAAAAC GGCAGATCATCCACAAAAGCCCGTCGGAGTGGACAACAAGGATAATCCTATTCAAACTAACAAGTTCTATGCCAACTTCTTTGCAAACGATCAGCATAATGCGACATGGACTCACCCCTACTCGGTCTGGTGGTCCAATGACACGGTCAAACAAGGTCACGGCTTGTCGATTTCTCATACGGACAGGGACGACTTTATCTATGGGCCCGGAGATCCCGTAAAGTCTTTTGAAGATCCTGCGTTTCGCCAATCAATCGCTCTTTCGGCGCGAGAATTACAGAATGGAACCGTTCTTACCACGGACTCGCTGGCTGCATTCTCTGCCACTGTGAATCTTGCACCGAGGAGAGGTGCGAAGCCTCTTATATCGTTCCCTCTCGTCCAGGGCATGGCTTTCGTCACTGGTGTCTACAGCAAAGCCACTGTTGTTGTTCAATCGCAGAAGCGGTTCTCGAATATTACTGACCTTCTTCTGAGCGCTGCCGGCTCCGGCCCTTCGGTGTATGGGTGGAATGTCCAATTGGGCGACGGGTCGAGTTGGTTGATCTACCTTACCCCAACCTGCTGGCCTGGACGACCAACCCTTCAAATCACGGACAAAGGAATAATCCTAGGTCCGATGAACTTTACTGGAACAGTGCAAGTTACCAAGAATCCCGCTGGAGCAGCTGGCATCGAGGTTTTTAACAAAGCTGCTGGAGTGTACCCAGTTGGCGCCACCATCTCGGGTAGTGTTTCCGGTCGCACTGGGACATACACCCTGGCCTGGAAGAAGCAGGGGGTAGAGGGACGAACATTGCTCATGTTTGCTTTGCCGCATCACGTTCAGTCACTTAGCGCAGAGACAGCGAGGGGTCTCACCAACATCGCGTTGGCCAGCACGACCAAGGGAATGGCCACGGCTGTAGTTGCAGACCAGTTCACTATGGTGGAATATGAGCTCCCTACAGATATTGGATTCGATCCATGGTCACCGCGTCTCGGATCAGTGGGCTCTGCCGCAACTGTATCTCAAGACGCCAAGGCGGCGATTATCAAGGCTGCAAAAGTCGAGCTCGCCAGGGATATCACAAAACTTACCAATCTTACATCCAAGTATTATGGTGGAATCGCTTTTTCGGTCTACGCGAGAGCACTTTATGCTGTCCACAACATTGCTGGAGACACGTCACTCACAGTCAGTTCGCTTTCAAAGCTTGAAGCTGCTTTTGAAAGGTACATCAAGAATGAGGAACCAAACCCTCTATGCTACGATGCTGTGTGGAAGGGTCTGGTCTCTTCTGCCTCTTACGGTAATAACGACTCCTCAATCGACTTCGGGAACACATACTACAACGATCATAACTTTCACTACGGCTACTATGTGTACACTGCCGCAATCATTGCTCACTTTGATCCCTCTTGGCTGAGCAAGAATGGTGGTGTCAACAAGATTTGGGTCAACAACCTGATCCGTGACTGGTCGAACCCATCTGCCGAAGACCCTTTCTTCCCATTTTCCCGATCCTTCGACTGGTTCCACGGCCACAGCTGGGCCCGTGGTGTCCTTGAGGCACCTGATGGCAAGGATCAAGAGTCCTCAGCCGAAGACGCCTTCTCAACCTACGCTATCAAGATGTGGGGTAAGGTAATTAATGACGCCAACCTCGAAGCCCGTGGTAACCTCCAACTTGCCGTCACTGCGCGTAGTCTCCAGTCATACTTCCTCCTGGCAAGCGACAACGCCGTCCAACCAGCCAACTTTATTGAGAACCGCGCGACGGCCATCCTCTGGGACAGAAAGGTTAATCACACGACATACTTTGGCGACGACATCGCGTTTATCCAAGGGATACACATGCTTCCGATTGTGCCGAGCAGCGCTTATGTCCGCAAACCTTTCTTTGTACGTGAGGAGTGGGATCAGTATTTCGCTGGCAACAAGTCTGGATCTCTCAGCAGCGGCGGTTTTGCAGGTCATATCTATGCAAACCTCGCTATTGCAGATAAGGCTGGTGCCATTGAGAGTCATGCATTCTTCAGGAAGCAGAGCCCCGATAGTCCCTACCTCAGCGGATCGAGTCTGACTTGGGATCTGGCGTATACGGCGGCGTTGGGAGGGAGTTTGGCATTCAACGTGTCTGTCAATTCGACGCGTCTCTGGACCTGA
- a CDS encoding hypothetical protein (MEROPS:MER0000940): MLFAVTLTLAAAAAVSASPLEPRAKTAVLPLKHVVKASSIKAIVQKGQARIRKVNGEDSFHVDAVSSGSVTNEDVSYVAPVVIGGKTWNLIVDTGSSNTWCGAQTKCEPTSTGKSTGGSVSVSYGSGSFSGTEYKDKVSFGGLSVAAQSIGAASSASGFSGVDGIIGFGPVDLTESTVSNADTVPTFMDNLYSQGSISSEVLGVSFKPESGSDDSDTNGELTLGGVDSSKYTGSLTYFPTLTSGQASQYWGISVSGFTYGSTSLGSGTGIVDTGTTLIYVPTSVYNKFLSAAGGSTDSSSGLAAFTKKPTSNFGIKFGSTTYTLTPAQYLIPTAQYSNFGLSSGKYYSWIGDGGSSGVNIIIGQKFLENYYSVYDTTNSRIGFATAA, translated from the exons ATGCTCTTCGCTgtcactctcactcttgCCGCTGCGGCTGCTGTCTCAGCATCGCCCCTTGAGCCTAGGGCCAAGACTGCCGTTCTTCCCTTGAAGCACGTCGTCAAGGCCAGCtccatcaaggccatcgtcCAAAAGGGCCAGGCCCGTATCCGCAAGGTCAATGGAGAGGATTCTTTCCACGTCGATGCCGTCAGCTCTGGCTCTGTCACTAACGAGGATGTCTCCTACGTCGCGCCCGTCGTGATTGGAGGCAAGACCTGGAATCTCATTGTTGATACTGGAT CTTCAAACACTTGGTGTGGTGCTCAGACCAAGTGTGAGCCAACTTCAACCGGCAAGTCTACCGGCGGTTCTGTCAGTGTCTCTTACGGCTCTGGTTCGTTCTCCGGCACCGAGTACAAGGACAAGGTTAGCTTTGGCGGCCTCAGTGTTGCCGCACAGTCGATTGGTGCGGCCAGCAGTGCCAGCGGTTTCTCAGGTGTAGATGGCATCATCGGCTTTGGTCCCGTTGATCTTACTGAGAGCACTGTCTCCAACGCCGACACCGTTCCAACATTTATGGACAATCTCTACAGCCAAGGATCCATCTCGTCTGAGGTGCTTGGTGTCTCCTTCAAGCCAGAGTCTGGCAGCGATGATAGTGACACCAATGGAGAGTTGACCCTCGGTGGTGTCGACAGCTCCAAGTACACCGGGTCCCTCACCTACTTCCCAACTCTTACCAGTGGCCAAGCTTCTCAGTACTGGGGTATCTCTGTTTCTGGCTTTACCTATGGATCTACAAGTCTTGGTTCCGGTACCGGCATCGTCGACACTGGCACTACGCTCATCTACGTCCCTACTAGTGTCTACAACAAGTTCCTGTCTGCCGCTGGTGGTTCGACTGATAGCTCGAGTGGCCTTGCTGCATTTACCAAGAAGCCTACCTCTAACTTCGGTATCAAGTTTGGGTCTACAACCTACACCCTCACACCCGCACAGTACTTGATCCCTACTGCTCAGTATAGCAACTTCGGTCTGAGCTCTGGCAAATACTACTCCTGGATCGGCGATGGAGGTTCCTCTGGTGTCAACATCATTATCGGACAGAAGTTCCTTGAGAACTATTACTCTGTTTACGATACCACCAACTCCCGTATTGGTTTCGCTACAGCTGCTTAA
- a CDS encoding hypothetical protein (EggNog:ENOG41), with translation MHGILSVAALHLAYRHPADKPRLVCIAAYHHNIALRGFQNGISLVNDGNSDALYAFSCINIVYALAVFGPLCDGTSVDSKSRILGDAWIPAIRGVDAVLHPVYDRICRGPLDNLTKIGNWDKLDPDQQPVVHDDHFRSIQQVWESNNDAGIYDEALYLLRKCNAYMKQFETMSSEARAEWGYNQDWSAPYIWLHATSKEYLDLLQQRKPPALLIFAYFGALVHALDGSWFMEGWGRSIIVVVNELLEGYYNRWIKWPKEIIYIK, from the coding sequence ATGCACGGAATTCTAAGCGTGGCCGCGCTGCATCTTGCCTACAGGCACCCTGCTGACAAGCCGCGGCTTGTCTGTATCGCCGCCTATCATCACAACATCGCACTACGTGGATTTCAGAACGGCATCAGCCTAGTAAACGATGGAAATAGTGATGCGTTATACGCATTTTCTTGCATAAACATTGTCTATGCGCTGGCCGTTTTTGGACCTCTCTGCGATGGCACTTCTGTCGACAGCAAGTCACGCATTCTCGGAGACGCGTGGATCCCAGCGATACGCGGCGTCGACGCAGTGCTACATCCTGTATATGATAGGATATGTCGAGGGCCACTGGACAACTTGACGAAAATTGGCAACTGGGATAAACTTGACCCAGACCAGCAACCAGTTGTTCACGACGACCACTTCCGCAGTATACAACAAGTTTGGGAGAGCAACAATGACGCAGGCATCTACGACGAGGCGCTCTATCTACTCCGGAAATGCAACGCGTACATGAAGCAGTTTGAGACTATGAGCAGTGAGGCTAGAGCTGAGTGGGGATATAATCAGGACTGGTCAGCACCATACATATGGCTACACGCGACTTCCAAGGAGTATCTTGATTTACTACAACAGCGAAAGCCACCAGCTTTGCTTATTTTTGCATATTTCGGTGCTTTGGTCCATGCCCTGGACGGATCCTGGTTTATGGAAGGTTGGGGTCGAAGTATAATAGTTGTTGTTAATGAATTACTAGAGGGGTATTATAACCGATGGATAAAGTGGcctaaagaaattatatatataaagtaa